One window of the Ammospiza nelsoni isolate bAmmNel1 chromosome 2, bAmmNel1.pri, whole genome shotgun sequence genome contains the following:
- the ZBTB21 gene encoding zinc finger and BTB domain-containing protein 21 codes for MEGLLHYINPAHAISLLSTLNEERLKGQLCDVVLIVGDQKFRAHKNVLAASSEYFQTLFTNKENESQSVFQLDFCEPDAFDNVLNYIYSSSLFIEKGSLAAVQELGYSLGISFLTNIVSKSPQAPFPSCPMKKILYQDEDESSSQKRSVIVCQNRIEAQAKSINQTQHDLSHTPKPSPSVAVKAGSRPQVTKPTETLHNLSLTERRWLKESPVSYTKVHETSGTVEDQSRGALVKRNMVLPQMSLAEKEMASGEPGSSAQLLRGKVAEMSLKRPRPPVLSLRGAAESTFLLREAGKGNGQGEDRNLLYYSKLGLVIPSSGSGPENQSIDRSGPLVKSLLRRSLSMDSQVPIYSPSVDLKPAHVSSCSSPGTNDSQKTFNVASQKSSSKESSEKSALDEKPQVIHPHRLRSFSASQTTDREVASPLSEVRIKTEPSSPLSDPADIIRVTVGDAAASANKDFAFKTEDDRKEPSRLPAKRRFQDDRRPPFKKLKADEQGSPGSEENFEEGSSPTHLDADFPDSDVSKDEYSEMEEARPNKKFKCKHCLKIFRSTAGLHRHVNMYHNPEKPYACDICHKRFHTNFKVWTHCQTQHGIVKNPSPASSSHALLDEKFQRKLIDIVREREIKKALIVKLRRGKQSFQGQSASQAQQVIKRNLRSRTKGAYICTYCGKAYRFLSQFKQHIKMHPGEKPIGGNKAPKQKDHIHIENPVENKEVYQCRLCNAKLSSLIEQGNHERLCRNATVCPYCSLRFSSPELKHEHESKCEYKKLTCLECMRTFKSSFSIWRHQVEVHNQNTMAPSENFSLPLMDHNGEVTSSSRLPPQSESNKMNNFVAAKEDGVFSDSSEQINFDSEDSSCLPEDLSVSKQFKIQIKEEPADDIEDEITETSREPKDVVSKKDPSLWPCEKCGKIFTLRKQLERHQELLCSVKPFICHVCNKAFRTNFRLWSHFQSHMSQAAEESTNKEPEICPPANSPSPPPLPPPPPLPKIQPLEPDSPTGLPESSGTTEKLFVPQESDTLFYHAPPLSAITFKRQYMCKLCHRTFKTAFSLWSHEQTHN; via the coding sequence ATGGAGGGGCTCTTGCATTACATAAATCCAGCACATGCCATTTCCCTGCTGAGCACCCTGAACGAGGAGCGTCTCAAGGGACAGCTGTGTGACGTTGTGCTGATTGTAGGAGACCAGAAATTCCGAGCTCATAAGAAtgttctggctgccagcagtgaATATTTCCAGACTCTGTTCACAAATAAGGAGAATGAGTCTCAGTCAGTGTTTCAGCTTGACTTTTGTGAGCCAGATGCTTTTGATAATGTGTTGAACTACATTTATTCTTCATCCTTGTTCATTGAGAAAGGCAGCCTCGCAGCTGTGCAAGAACTGGGCTACAGCCTTGGAATATCTTTTCTTACAAACATTGTTTCCAAGAGTCCTCaagctccttttccttcttgtcCTATGAAAAAAATACTCTACCAAGATGAAGATGAAAGTAGTTCTCAGAAGAGAAGTGTCATTGTCTGTCAGAACAGAATTGAAGCACAAGCAAAAAGCATAAATCAAACACAGCACGACTTAAGCCATACTCCTAAACCTTCACCCTCTGTGGCTGTCAAAGCTGGCAGCAGACCACAGGTAACAAAACCAACTGAAACCCTTCACAACTTATCACTGACTGAAAGGAGGTGGCTGAAAGAAAGCCCTGTGAGCTATACAAAGGTTCATGAAACTTCTGGAACTGTGGAGGATCAGAGCAGAGGTGCTTTAGTGAAAAGGAACATGGTGCTGCCTCAGATGTCTTTGGCAGAGAAAGAGATGGCAAGCGGCGAGCCAGGAAGCAGCGCTCAGCTTCTGAGAGGAAAAGTTGCAGAGATGTCATTGAAAAGACCACGTCCACCGGTCTTGTCTCTGCGGGGGGCAGCGGAATCCACGTTTCTGTTGCgagaggcaggaaaaggaaatggtcAAGGGGAAGACAGGAATTTGCTCTACTACTCCAAGTTAGGGCTGGTAATCCCATCTAGTGGGTCTGGCCCAGAAAACCAAAGTATTGACAGAAGTGGGccccttgtaaaaagtctccTTCGAAGGTCACTGTCCATGGATAGCCAGGTTCCTATTTACTCACCTTCTGTTGACCTAAAACCTGCACATGTATCCTCGTGCTCCTCACCAGGAACTAACGATTCCCAGAAGACATTTAACGTTGCATCCCAAAAGTCATCCTCAAAAGAGTCATCGGAGAAGTCGGCCTTGGATGAGAAGCCACAGGTAATACACCCACATCGCCTTAGGTCTTTCAGTGCCTCTCAGACAACGGATCGGGAGGTGGCTTCCCCTCTCTCGGAGGTGAGGATCAAAACTGAGCCCAGCAGTCCCCTCTCAGATCCTGCTGACATCATCCGAGTCACGGTGGGTGATGCTGCAGCATCGGCAAACAAAGactttgcttttaaaactgAGGATGATCGTAAGGAACCAAGCAGACTTCCAGCCAAAAGGAGGTTCCAGGATGATAGGAGGCCACCATTCAAGAAGCTGAAGGCGGATGAGCAGGGTTCTCCTGGCTCAGAAGAGAACTTTGAGGAAGGCTCGAGCCCCACGCACCTTGATGCCGATTTCCCTGATTCTGATGTCAGCAAAGATGAATACAGTGAGATGGAAGAAGCAAGaccaaataaaaaatttaaatgtaaacaCTGCCTTAAAATTTTCAGATCAACAGCAGGTCTTCATCGCCATGTTAACATGTATCACAATCCAGAGAAGCCCTATGCTTGTGATATCTGCCACAAGAGATTCCACACCAATTTCAAAGTGTGGACGCACTGCCAGACCCAGCATGGAATCGTGAAGAATCCCTCACCAGCTTCCAGTTCACACGCCCTTTTGGATGAAAAATTCCAAAGAAAACTGATCGATATAGTGAGGGAGAGAGAAATCAAAAAAGCTCTGATTGTGAAACTGAGACGTGGCAAGCAGAGCTTTCAGGGCCAGTCGGCTTCCCAAGCACAACAAGTCATCAAAAGGAATTTAAGGTCAAGAACCAAAGGAGCCTATATTTGTACCTACTGTGGGAAAGCTTATCGTTTCCTCTCCCAGTTCAAACAGCACATAAAAATGCACCCTGGGGAGAAGCCCATTGGAGGGAATAAGGCTCCTAAGCAGAAAGATCACATCCATATTGAAAACCCAGTGGAAAACAAGGAGGTTTATCAGTGCCGTCTCTGCAATGCCAAGCTCTCCTCACTGATTGAACAGGGAAACCACGAGCGACTCTGTAGGAACGCCACTGTCTGTCCTTACTGCAGCCTTAGGTTTTCTTCTCCAGAGCTGAAGCACGAGCATGAGAGCAAGTGTGAGTACAAGAAGCTGACTTGCCTTGAGTGCATGCGCACCTTCAAATCATCCTTCAGCATCTGGCGCCATCAGGTTGAAGTTCACAATCAGAACACAATGGCTCCATCAGAGAACTTCTCTTTGCCCCTCATGGATCACAATGGAGAGGTGACCAGTTCCTCACGGCTGCCTCCGCAGTCGGAATCCAATAAAATGAACAATTTTGTTGCTGCAAAGGAGGACGGCGTGTTCAGCGATTCGTCAGAACAAATCAATTTTGATTCTGAAGACTCTTCATGCCTGCCTGAAGACTTAAGTGTTTCCAAGCAGTTTAAAATCCAGATCAAAGAAGAGCCTGCAGATGACATAGAGGACGAGATCACCGAAACGAGCAGGGAACCCAAGGACGTAGTCTCCAAGAAAGATCCCAGTTTGTGGCCCTGTGAGAAGTGTGGGAAGATTTTCACCTTGCGCAAGCAGCTGGAGCGGCACCAGGAGCTCCTGTGCTCGGTGAAGCCCTTCATCTGCCACGTGTGCAACAAGGCCTTCCGAACCAATTTCCGCCTCTGGAGCCACTTCCAGTCTCACATgtcccaggctgcagaggagtCCACGAATAAAGAGCCTGAGATATGTCCACCAGCTAACTCCCCATCACCCCCACCCTTACCCCCACCCCCTCCTCTGCCCAAAATCCAGCCTCTGGAGCCCGACAGCCCCACGGGCCTGCCGGAGAGCTCGGGTACTACTGAGAAGCTGTTCGTGCCGCAGGAGTCGGACACGCTCTTCTACCACGCGCCGCCACTCTCGGCCATCACCTTCAAGAGACAGTACATGTGCAAACTCTGCCACAGGACTTTCAAAACAGCTTTCAGCCTCTGGAGCCACGAACAGACACACAATTAG